A window of the Streptomyces sp. NBC_00454 genome harbors these coding sequences:
- the fabI gene encoding enoyl-ACP reductase FabI has translation MSGILDGKRILITGVLMESSIAFHTARLAQEQGAEVILTAFPRPTLTERIARKLPKPAKVIELDVTNDEHLARLADLVRAELGGLDGVVHSIGFAPQDALGGNFLNTPFESVATAMHVSAFSLKSLTMACKPLFPAEGASVVGLTFDAQYAWPQYDWMGPAKAALEATSRYLARDLGKENIRCNLISAGPIGSMAAKSIPGFTDLADVWNHRSPMEWDMADPEPTGKGVVALLSDWFPKTTGEIVHVDGGLHAMGA, from the coding sequence ATGAGCGGAATTCTCGACGGCAAGCGCATCCTCATCACCGGGGTGCTGATGGAGTCGTCCATCGCCTTCCACACCGCCCGGCTGGCCCAGGAGCAGGGCGCCGAGGTCATCCTCACCGCGTTCCCGCGGCCGACGCTGACCGAGCGCATCGCACGCAAGCTGCCCAAGCCCGCCAAGGTGATCGAGCTCGACGTCACCAACGACGAGCACCTGGCCCGCCTGGCGGACCTGGTCCGCGCGGAGCTCGGCGGCCTCGACGGCGTCGTCCACTCCATCGGCTTCGCGCCGCAGGACGCCCTCGGCGGCAACTTCCTGAACACCCCGTTCGAGTCGGTCGCCACGGCCATGCACGTCTCGGCGTTCTCGCTGAAGTCGCTGACCATGGCGTGCAAGCCGCTGTTCCCGGCGGAGGGTGCGTCCGTCGTCGGCCTCACCTTCGACGCGCAGTACGCCTGGCCGCAGTACGACTGGATGGGCCCGGCCAAGGCCGCGCTCGAGGCCACCAGCCGCTACCTCGCCCGTGACCTGGGCAAGGAGAACATCCGCTGCAACCTGATCTCGGCCGGTCCGATCGGCTCGATGGCCGCGAAGTCCATCCCGGGCTTCACGGACCTGGCGGACGTCTGGAACCACCGCTCCCCGATGGAGTGGGACATGGCGGACCCGGAGCCGACGGGCAAGGGCGTCGTCGCCCTGCTGTCGGACTGGTTCCCGAAGACCACGGGCGAGATCGTCCACGTGGACGGCGGTCTGCACGCGATGGGTGCCTGA
- the fabG gene encoding 3-oxoacyl-[acyl-carrier-protein] reductase — protein sequence MSRSVLVTGGNRGIGLAIARAFAEAGDKVAITYRSGEPPAELTALGVLAVRCDITDSDQVDQAYKEIEDAHGNVEVLVANAGITKDTLLMRMSEEDFSSVVDTNLTGTFRVVKRANRGMLRAKKGRVVLISSVVGLLGSAGQANYAASKAALVGFARSLARELGSRNITFNVVAPGFVDTDMTKVLTDEQRAGIVGQVPLGRYAQPEEIAAAVSFLASDNAAYITGAVIPVDGGLGMGH from the coding sequence TTGAGCCGCTCGGTTCTCGTCACCGGAGGAAACCGGGGCATCGGCCTCGCCATCGCCCGAGCCTTCGCGGAGGCCGGAGACAAGGTCGCGATCACGTACCGGTCGGGCGAGCCGCCGGCGGAGCTCACCGCTCTGGGCGTGCTGGCGGTCCGCTGCGACATCACCGACTCCGACCAGGTCGACCAGGCGTACAAGGAGATCGAGGACGCCCACGGCAACGTGGAGGTCCTGGTCGCCAACGCGGGCATCACCAAGGACACGCTGCTGATGCGCATGTCCGAGGAGGACTTCTCCTCGGTCGTGGACACGAACCTGACCGGCACCTTCCGTGTGGTCAAGCGCGCGAACCGCGGGATGCTGCGCGCCAAGAAGGGCCGCGTCGTCCTGATCTCCTCGGTGGTCGGACTGCTCGGCTCGGCCGGCCAGGCCAACTACGCCGCCTCCAAGGCCGCGCTGGTGGGCTTCGCCCGTTCCCTCGCCCGCGAGCTGGGCTCCCGCAACATCACCTTCAACGTCGTCGCCCCGGGCTTCGTGGACACCGACATGACGAAGGTGCTCACCGACGAGCAGCGTGCGGGCATCGTCGGCCAGGTGCCCCTGGGCCGGTACGCGCAGCCCGAGGAGATCGCGGCTGCCGTCAGCTTCCTGGCGTCCGACAACGCCGCGTACATCACAGGAGCCGTCATTCCCGTTGACGGCGGATTGGGCATGGGTCACTGA
- a CDS encoding TldD/PmbA family protein, producing MPHSIDAAFTALPLRALADAALARARALGADHADFRLERIRSASWRLRDAKPSGGSDTTDLGYAVRVVHGGSWGFASGVDLTMDGAAKVASQAVAMAKLSAKVIKAAGSDERVELAEEPVHADKTWISAYDVNPFEVPDAEKAALLADFSSRLLAADGVAHVDASLLAVHENKFYADTAGTSTTQQRVRIHPQFTAVAVNAATGEFDSMRTIAPPAGRGWEYLTGTGWDWNAELEQIPGLLAEKMRAPSVESGRYDLVVDPSNLWLTIHESIGHATELDRALGYEAAYAGTSFATFDQLGKLTYGSPLMNVTGDRTAEHGLATIGYDDEGVEAQSWDLVKDGTLAGYQLDRRIAKLTGLGRSNGCAFADSPGHVPVQRMANVSLQPDPGGLSTEDLIGGVERGIYVVGDRSWSIDMQRYNFQFTGQRFFRIENGKLAGQLRDVAYQATTTEFWGSMEKVGGPQTYVLGGAFNCGKAQPGQVAAVSHGCPSALFRDVNILNTTQEAGR from the coding sequence GTGCCCCATTCCATCGACGCGGCCTTCACCGCGCTGCCCTTGCGGGCGCTCGCCGACGCGGCGCTCGCCAGGGCCCGCGCGCTGGGCGCCGACCATGCCGACTTCCGACTCGAGCGGATCCGCAGCGCCTCCTGGCGGCTGCGGGACGCCAAGCCCTCCGGCGGCTCCGACACCACCGACCTCGGCTACGCGGTCCGCGTGGTGCACGGAGGCAGCTGGGGGTTCGCCTCCGGCGTGGACCTGACCATGGACGGCGCCGCCAAGGTGGCCTCGCAGGCCGTGGCCATGGCCAAGCTCTCCGCCAAGGTGATCAAGGCGGCCGGCTCCGACGAGCGGGTCGAGCTCGCCGAAGAGCCCGTGCACGCGGACAAGACCTGGATCTCCGCCTACGACGTGAACCCCTTCGAGGTGCCGGACGCGGAGAAGGCGGCGCTGCTCGCCGACTTCAGCTCCCGGCTGCTGGCGGCCGACGGGGTGGCCCACGTGGACGCCTCGCTCCTCGCGGTCCACGAGAACAAGTTCTACGCCGACACCGCGGGCACCTCCACCACGCAGCAGCGGGTCCGGATCCACCCGCAGTTCACCGCCGTCGCGGTCAACGCCGCCACCGGCGAGTTCGACTCCATGCGCACCATCGCCCCGCCCGCCGGGCGCGGCTGGGAGTACCTGACCGGCACCGGCTGGGACTGGAACGCGGAGCTGGAGCAGATCCCCGGGCTGCTCGCCGAGAAGATGCGGGCGCCGAGCGTCGAGTCCGGGCGCTACGACCTGGTCGTGGACCCGTCCAACCTGTGGCTCACCATCCACGAGTCCATCGGCCACGCCACCGAGCTGGACCGGGCACTGGGCTACGAGGCCGCGTACGCGGGTACCTCCTTCGCCACCTTCGACCAGCTGGGCAAGCTCACCTACGGCTCCCCCCTCATGAACGTGACGGGCGACCGGACCGCCGAGCACGGGCTGGCCACGATCGGGTACGACGACGAGGGCGTCGAGGCGCAGAGCTGGGACCTGGTCAAGGACGGCACCCTGGCCGGCTACCAGCTGGACCGGCGGATCGCGAAGCTCACGGGCCTCGGGCGCTCCAACGGCTGCGCCTTCGCCGACTCCCCCGGGCACGTTCCGGTGCAGCGGATGGCGAACGTCTCGCTCCAGCCGGATCCGGGCGGGCTCTCGACCGAGGACCTGATCGGCGGGGTGGAGCGCGGGATCTACGTGGTCGGCGACCGCTCCTGGTCGATCGACATGCAGCGCTACAACTTCCAGTTCACCGGGCAGCGCTTCTTCCGCATCGAGAACGGCAAGCTGGCCGGACAGCTGCGCGATGTCGCGTACCAGGCCACGACCACCGAGTTCTGGGGCTCGATGGAGAAGGTCGGCGGCCCGCAGACCTACGTGCTGGGCGGCGCCTTCAACTGCGGCAAGGCCCAGCCGGGCCAGGTGGCGGCCGTCTCGCACGGCTGCCCGTCCGCGCTGTTCCGCGACGTGAACATCTTGAACACCACGCAGGAGGCCGGACGCTGA
- a CDS encoding metallopeptidase TldD-related protein, which translates to MATNRTTKPHEIVERALELSTADGCVVIADEQSSANLRWAGNALTTNGVTRGRNLTVIATVDGKEGTASGVVSRSAVTAGDLEPLVRAAEAAARDAAAAEDAQPLITGTPYSPDFTDAPGETSSSVFDAFAPALGEAFARARAGGRELYGFANHELVSTYVGTSTGLRLRHDQPNGTLELNAKSPDRQRSAWAGRATRDFKDVDPTVLDAELAVRLGWAERKIDLPAGRYETLLPPTAVADLLIYQMWSAAARDAVEGRTVFSKPGGGTRIGERLTELPLTLRSDPNAPGLESAPFVIAHSSGDDASVFDNGMPVPATEWIKNGELARLTTTRHSAGLTGLPVSPAFGNLILDGGGDKSLEEMVADTGRGLLLTCLWYIREVDPATLLLTGLTRDGVYLVEDGRVVGEVNNFRFNESPVDLLSRASEAGRTEKTLPREWNDWFTRTAMPALRIPDFNMSSVSKGV; encoded by the coding sequence ATGGCGACGAACCGAACGACCAAGCCCCACGAGATCGTCGAGCGGGCGCTGGAGCTCTCCACCGCCGACGGCTGTGTCGTCATCGCCGACGAGCAGTCCTCGGCCAACCTGCGCTGGGCGGGCAACGCCCTGACGACCAACGGCGTCACGCGCGGCCGGAACCTGACCGTCATCGCCACCGTCGACGGCAAGGAGGGCACGGCCTCGGGGGTCGTCTCGCGCTCCGCCGTCACCGCCGGTGACCTGGAGCCGCTGGTCCGGGCCGCCGAGGCGGCCGCGCGTGACGCGGCCGCCGCCGAGGACGCCCAGCCGCTGATCACGGGGACCCCGTACTCGCCGGACTTCACCGACGCCCCGGGCGAGACCTCCTCCTCCGTCTTCGACGCGTTCGCCCCGGCCCTCGGCGAGGCCTTCGCCCGAGCCCGCGCGGGCGGCCGGGAGCTGTACGGCTTCGCCAACCACGAGCTGGTCTCCACGTACGTGGGCACCTCTACGGGGCTGCGCCTGCGCCACGACCAGCCCAACGGCACCCTGGAGCTCAACGCGAAGTCCCCGGATCGCCAGCGCTCGGCCTGGGCCGGCCGCGCGACGCGGGACTTCAAGGACGTGGACCCCACCGTGCTGGACGCGGAGCTGGCGGTACGGCTCGGCTGGGCGGAGCGGAAGATCGACCTGCCCGCCGGGCGGTACGAGACGCTGCTGCCGCCGACCGCGGTGGCCGACCTGCTGATCTACCAGATGTGGTCGGCGGCGGCCCGGGACGCGGTGGAGGGCCGGACGGTCTTCTCCAAGCCCGGCGGCGGCACCCGGATCGGCGAGCGGCTGACCGAGCTGCCGCTGACCCTGCGCTCCGACCCGAACGCGCCGGGCCTGGAGTCCGCGCCGTTCGTGATCGCGCACAGCTCCGGCGACGACGCCTCCGTCTTCGACAACGGCATGCCGGTCCCCGCGACCGAGTGGATCAAGAACGGCGAGCTGGCCCGGCTGACCACGACCCGCCACAGCGCGGGCCTGACCGGCCTGCCGGTGTCCCCGGCGTTCGGGAACCTGATCCTGGACGGGGGCGGCGACAAGTCCCTGGAGGAGATGGTCGCCGACACCGGGCGCGGGCTGCTGCTGACCTGCCTCTGGTACATCCGCGAGGTGGACCCGGCGACGCTGCTGCTCACGGGCCTGACCCGGGACGGCGTCTACCTGGTGGAGGACGGCCGGGTGGTCGGCGAGGTCAACAACTTCCGGTTCAACGAGTCCCCCGTGGACCTGCTCTCGCGGGCCTCGGAGGCCGGCCGGACCGAGAAGACCCTGCCGCGGGAATGGAACGACTGGTTCACCAGGACGGCGATGCCGGCCCTGCGGATCCCGGACTTCAACATGAGTTCGGTCAGCAAGGGAGTTTGA
- the tyrS gene encoding tyrosine--tRNA ligase, with amino-acid sequence MTDIVDELKWRGLFSLSTDEEALRKAFADGPVTFYCGFDPTAASLHVGHLVQVLTVRRLQQAGHRPLALVGGATGQIGDPRPTAERTLNDPAVISEWVNRLRSQIEPYLSFEGENAALMVNNLDWTAGMSAIEFLRDIGKHFRVNKMLTKDSVAKRLESDQGISYTEFSYQLLQGMDFLELYRRYGCTLQQGGSDQWGNLTAGLDLIHKVEPGAHVHAMATPLMVKADGTKFGKSESGAVWLDPEMTTPYAFYQFWLNVDDRDISTYMRILSFQTREELEALEAQTAERPQARAAQRALAEELTTLVHGADQCAAVIAASKALFGQGDLTELDEATLTAALSELPHARITEPGLVVDLLAETGLVASKSAGRRTVKEGGAYVNNVKVTAEDAVPAKEDLLHGRWLVLRRGKKNLAAVEVTG; translated from the coding sequence GTGACGGACATCGTCGACGAACTGAAGTGGCGCGGGCTCTTCTCGCTGTCCACTGACGAAGAAGCCCTGCGCAAGGCCTTCGCGGACGGTCCCGTCACCTTCTATTGCGGTTTCGACCCGACCGCGGCCTCCCTGCACGTGGGACACCTGGTGCAGGTGCTCACCGTGCGCCGCCTCCAGCAGGCCGGACACCGGCCGCTGGCGCTGGTGGGCGGGGCCACGGGCCAGATCGGCGACCCGCGCCCGACCGCCGAGCGCACCCTGAACGATCCCGCCGTCATCTCGGAGTGGGTCAACCGGCTGCGTTCGCAGATCGAGCCGTACCTGTCCTTCGAGGGCGAGAACGCGGCGCTGATGGTGAACAACCTGGACTGGACGGCGGGCATGTCCGCCATCGAGTTCCTGCGGGACATCGGCAAGCACTTCCGGGTCAACAAGATGCTGACGAAGGACTCGGTCGCCAAGCGGCTGGAGTCCGACCAGGGCATCAGCTACACCGAGTTCAGCTACCAGCTCCTGCAGGGCATGGACTTCCTGGAGCTGTACCGACGCTACGGCTGCACCCTGCAGCAGGGCGGCTCCGACCAGTGGGGCAACCTGACGGCCGGGCTCGACCTGATCCACAAGGTGGAGCCGGGCGCGCACGTCCACGCGATGGCGACCCCGCTGATGGTCAAGGCGGACGGCACCAAGTTCGGCAAGTCCGAGAGCGGGGCCGTGTGGCTGGACCCGGAGATGACCACCCCGTACGCGTTCTACCAGTTCTGGCTGAACGTGGACGACCGGGACATCTCCACCTACATGCGGATCCTGTCCTTCCAGACCCGTGAGGAGCTGGAGGCGCTGGAGGCGCAGACCGCCGAGCGGCCGCAGGCGCGCGCCGCCCAGCGGGCGCTCGCGGAGGAGCTGACCACGCTGGTGCACGGCGCCGACCAGTGCGCCGCCGTGATCGCGGCGTCCAAGGCGCTGTTCGGCCAGGGCGACCTGACGGAGCTGGACGAGGCCACGCTGACCGCGGCCCTGTCCGAGCTGCCGCACGCCAGGATCACCGAGCCGGGCCTGGTCGTGGACCTCCTCGCGGAGACCGGGCTGGTCGCCAGCAAGTCGGCCGGCCGCCGGACCGTGAAGGAGGGCGGGGCCTACGTGAACAACGTGAAGGTCACCGCCGAGGACGCGGTCCCGGCCAAGGAGGACCTGCTGCACGGGCGCTGGCTGGTGCTGCGCCGCGGCAAGAAGAACCTGGCCGCGGTCGAGGTGACCGGCTAG
- a CDS encoding GlsB/YeaQ/YmgE family stress response membrane protein produces MGWLWAIIVGFVLGLIARAILPGKQHQPLWLTTVFGIIGAIVGNAVASWIGVHDTRGIDWIRHLLQLAGAVAVVGLGDMVYGMVRGNKRQMT; encoded by the coding sequence ATGGGTTGGTTGTGGGCGATCATCGTCGGATTTGTGCTGGGCCTGATAGCCCGGGCGATCCTGCCGGGCAAGCAGCACCAGCCGCTCTGGCTGACCACCGTCTTCGGCATCATCGGCGCCATCGTCGGCAACGCCGTGGCCTCGTGGATCGGTGTGCACGACACCCGGGGCATCGACTGGATCCGGCACTTGCTGCAGCTTGCCGGAGCCGTCGCGGTCGTCGGCCTCGGCGACATGGTCTACGGCATGGTCCGGGGCAACAAGCGCCAGATGACCTAG
- a CDS encoding DUF3099 domain-containing protein, which yields MERSKRNKAEVFRITGARMSLAEDVRGRQRRYVISMAIRTLSVIATVVLWNVQRPVAIVTLVAGALLPYVAVVIANAGRESTPALPSHFIPAPVHPALDEGNLKKSSDQS from the coding sequence GTGGAGCGGTCGAAGCGGAACAAGGCCGAGGTCTTCCGGATCACGGGGGCCCGCATGAGCCTCGCCGAAGACGTACGGGGGCGTCAGCGCCGGTACGTGATCTCGATGGCCATCAGGACCCTGTCGGTCATCGCCACGGTGGTCCTGTGGAACGTGCAGCGGCCCGTGGCCATCGTGACGCTCGTCGCGGGGGCCCTGCTGCCGTACGTGGCGGTGGTCATCGCCAACGCGGGGCGCGAGTCGACGCCCGCGCTCCCCTCGCACTTCATCCCGGCCCCTGTGCACCCCGCACTGGACGAGGGAAACCTCAAGAAAAGCTCAGATCAATCATGA
- the moaA gene encoding GTP 3',8-cyclase MoaA: MLLDTYGRVATDLRVSLTDRCNLRCTYCMPEEGLQWLGKSDLLSDEEIVRLIRIAVTRLGITDVRFTGGEPLLRPGLVGIVEQCAAMEPRPKMSLTTNGIGLKRTAQALKAAGLDRVNVSLDTLRPEVFRTLTRRDRHKDVIEGMAAAREAGLTPVKVNAVLMPGLNEDEAPDLLAWAVENEYELRFIEQMPLDAQHGWKREGMITAGDILTSLRTRFTLTEEGAEERGTAPAERWIVDGGPATVGVIASVTRPFCGACDRTRLTADGQIRTCLFATEESDLRAALRSGAADEEIARLWKVAMWGKKAGSGLDDPSFLQPDRPMSAIGG, translated from the coding sequence GTGCTTCTCGACACCTACGGCCGCGTGGCCACGGACCTGCGCGTCTCGCTCACCGACCGGTGCAACCTGCGCTGTACCTACTGCATGCCCGAAGAAGGCCTGCAGTGGCTCGGCAAGTCGGATCTGCTCAGCGACGAAGAGATCGTCCGGCTGATCCGCATCGCCGTCACCCGGCTCGGCATCACGGACGTCCGCTTCACCGGCGGCGAGCCGCTGCTGCGCCCCGGCCTCGTCGGGATCGTCGAGCAGTGCGCGGCCATGGAGCCCCGCCCCAAGATGTCCCTGACCACCAACGGCATCGGCCTCAAGCGCACCGCGCAGGCCCTCAAGGCCGCCGGCCTGGACCGGGTGAACGTTTCCCTGGACACCCTGCGGCCCGAGGTCTTCAGGACCCTCACCCGGCGCGACCGTCACAAGGACGTCATCGAGGGCATGGCCGCCGCCCGCGAGGCCGGCCTCACCCCCGTCAAGGTCAACGCCGTGCTGATGCCCGGACTGAACGAGGACGAGGCCCCCGACCTGCTCGCCTGGGCCGTGGAGAACGAGTACGAGCTCCGCTTCATCGAGCAGATGCCGCTCGACGCCCAGCACGGCTGGAAGCGCGAGGGCATGATCACCGCCGGGGACATCCTGACGTCCCTGCGCACCCGCTTCACGCTCACCGAGGAAGGCGCCGAGGAGCGCGGCACCGCCCCGGCCGAGCGCTGGATCGTGGACGGAGGCCCGGCCACGGTCGGAGTCATCGCCTCGGTCACCCGCCCGTTCTGCGGCGCCTGCGACCGTACGCGGCTGACCGCCGACGGCCAGATCCGCACCTGCCTCTTCGCCACCGAGGAGTCGGACCTGCGCGCGGCCCTGCGCTCGGGCGCCGCGGACGAGGAGATCGCCCGCCTGTGGAAGGTGGCGATGTGGGGCAAGAAGGCCGGGTCCGGTCTCGACGACCCGTCCTTCCTGCAGCCCGACCGCCCGATGTCGGCGATCGGCGGCTAG
- a CDS encoding cation acetate symporter, whose product MVSAGTAATAGTTVAAGATEHRPLIITLFGLFVVATLAITIWAGRQTKGAADFYAGGRQFTGFQNGLAISGDYMSAASFLGIAGAIALFGYDGFLYSIGFLVAWLVALLLVAEPLRNSGRYTMGDVLAYRMRQRPVRTAAGTSTIVVSIFYLLAQMAGAGVLVSLLLGITSDLGKIVIVSLVGVLMILYVTIGGMKGTTWVQMIKAVLLIAGTLLITFLVLLKFNFNISDLLGKAADNSGQGVKFLEPGLKYGKDSLTKLDFISLGLALVLGTAGLPHILIRFYTVPTAKAARKSVNWAIGIIGAFYLMTIVLGFGAAALLKRTDIIASNKAGTTAAPLLAQEIGGGADSTGGAILLAVISAVAFATILAVVAGLTLASSSSFAHDIYVNVIRKGKATEKEEVRAARWSTVVIGAAAIALGAMARDLNVAGLVALAFAVAASANLPTILYSLFWKRFTTQGALWSIYGGLVTAVGLVLFSPVVSGKPTSMFKDADFYWFPLENPGIISIPVGFLLGWLGTVLSKEQADPQKFAELEVRSLTGTGAH is encoded by the coding sequence CTGGTCTCCGCCGGCACCGCGGCCACGGCGGGCACCACCGTCGCCGCCGGAGCCACCGAGCACCGCCCGCTGATCATCACCCTGTTCGGGCTGTTCGTCGTGGCCACCCTGGCCATCACGATCTGGGCCGGCCGCCAGACCAAGGGCGCCGCCGACTTCTACGCGGGCGGCCGCCAGTTCACCGGTTTCCAGAACGGCCTGGCCATCTCCGGCGACTACATGTCCGCCGCGTCCTTCCTCGGCATCGCCGGAGCCATCGCGCTCTTCGGCTACGACGGCTTCCTCTACTCCATCGGCTTCCTCGTGGCCTGGCTGGTCGCGCTGCTCCTCGTCGCCGAGCCGCTGCGCAACTCCGGCCGCTACACGATGGGCGACGTACTCGCGTACCGGATGCGCCAGCGCCCCGTACGGACCGCCGCCGGCACCTCCACGATCGTGGTCTCGATCTTCTACCTGCTCGCCCAGATGGCCGGCGCCGGCGTGCTCGTCTCGCTGCTCCTCGGCATCACCAGCGACCTCGGCAAGATCGTGATCGTCTCGCTGGTCGGCGTCCTGATGATCCTCTACGTCACCATCGGCGGGATGAAGGGCACCACCTGGGTCCAGATGATCAAGGCGGTGCTGCTCATCGCGGGCACCCTGCTGATCACCTTCCTGGTGCTGCTCAAGTTCAACTTCAACATCTCCGACCTGCTCGGCAAGGCCGCCGACAACAGCGGTCAGGGCGTGAAGTTCCTGGAGCCGGGCCTGAAGTACGGCAAGGACTCGCTCACCAAGCTCGACTTCATCTCGCTGGGCCTGGCCCTGGTGCTCGGCACCGCCGGCCTGCCGCACATCCTGATCCGGTTCTACACCGTGCCCACGGCCAAGGCCGCCCGCAAGTCCGTCAACTGGGCCATCGGCATCATCGGCGCCTTCTACCTGATGACGATCGTCCTCGGGTTCGGCGCCGCGGCCCTGCTCAAGCGGACCGACATCATCGCCTCCAACAAGGCCGGCACCACCGCGGCCCCGCTCCTCGCCCAGGAGATCGGCGGCGGCGCGGACTCCACCGGAGGCGCGATCCTGCTCGCCGTGATCTCCGCAGTGGCCTTCGCCACCATCCTCGCGGTCGTCGCGGGCCTGACGCTGGCCTCCTCCTCGTCCTTCGCCCACGACATCTACGTGAACGTGATCCGCAAGGGCAAGGCCACGGAGAAGGAAGAGGTGCGGGCGGCCCGCTGGTCCACCGTGGTCATCGGCGCCGCGGCCATCGCCCTCGGGGCCATGGCCCGGGACCTCAACGTCGCCGGACTGGTCGCGCTCGCCTTCGCGGTCGCGGCCTCCGCCAATCTGCCGACGATCCTCTACAGCCTCTTCTGGAAGCGCTTCACCACCCAGGGGGCGCTCTGGTCCATCTACGGAGGCCTGGTCACCGCGGTCGGCCTGGTGCTCTTCTCCCCGGTCGTGTCCGGAAAGCCCACCTCGATGTTCAAGGACGCCGACTTCTACTGGTTCCCCCTGGAGAACCCGGGGATCATCTCGATCCCGGTCGGCTTCCTGCTGGGATGGCTGGGAACCGTCCTCTCCAAGGAGCAGGCCGACCCGCAGAAGTTCGCGGAGCTCGAAGTCCGCTCGCTGACCGGCACCGGCGCACACTGA
- a CDS encoding DUF485 domain-containing protein yields MTTEAAPPPGSAGAPPASPAAAEFVRVQQSPEFAELRSAHRSFAFPLTVAFIAWYLLYVLLSNYAGGFMGTKLFGNINVALVLGLAQFATTFLIAFLYSRHAAAKLDPRASAIKARMEAGA; encoded by the coding sequence GTGACCACCGAAGCAGCGCCGCCCCCGGGCAGCGCGGGAGCGCCGCCGGCGAGCCCCGCGGCCGCAGAGTTCGTACGCGTCCAGCAGAGCCCGGAGTTCGCCGAACTGCGCAGCGCCCACCGCTCCTTCGCCTTCCCGCTCACCGTGGCGTTCATCGCCTGGTACCTGCTCTACGTCCTGCTCTCGAACTACGCGGGCGGCTTCATGGGGACCAAGCTCTTCGGGAACATCAACGTCGCCCTCGTGCTCGGCCTGGCCCAGTTCGCGACGACCTTCCTGATCGCCTTCCTGTACTCGCGGCACGCCGCCGCCAAGCTCGACCCCAGGGCCTCGGCCATCAAGGCGCGGATGGAGGCCGGAGCGTGA